One genomic segment of Actinoplanes ianthinogenes includes these proteins:
- a CDS encoding GDSL-type esterase/lipase family protein: MARRRQVVALALAGALALGCEGGAGAAGEPEPTRGRTKAPTTAPAGYPASMAALGDSITAGVGSCLAYLACAKNSWAAGDGAGVESHYQRILAENPKIKRRVDNFAEPGAASDALAGQAVRAVDAKAQYVTVLIGANDACAGRVEDMTPVATFRTRVDRGLATLRKGLPRARVLVASIPDLYRLWQVGREDASAVRLWESLGICPSMLADPTSTASADNRRRRAVRDRIDAYDEQLRKACAKYGSRCRWDQGRVHDLRFSIEQVSPLDYFHPSLAGQKELAARTYPGSFTW; the protein is encoded by the coding sequence ATGGCACGCCGTCGGCAGGTGGTCGCGCTGGCACTCGCCGGAGCCCTCGCGCTGGGGTGTGAGGGTGGCGCGGGGGCGGCCGGGGAGCCGGAGCCGACCAGGGGCAGGACGAAGGCGCCGACGACCGCCCCGGCCGGGTACCCCGCGTCGATGGCGGCGCTGGGCGACTCGATCACCGCCGGGGTGGGCAGTTGCCTGGCCTACCTGGCCTGTGCCAAGAACTCCTGGGCGGCCGGGGACGGCGCCGGCGTCGAGAGTCACTACCAGCGGATCCTCGCCGAGAACCCGAAGATCAAGAGGCGGGTGGACAACTTCGCCGAGCCCGGGGCGGCGTCGGACGCGCTGGCCGGGCAGGCGGTCCGGGCGGTGGACGCGAAGGCGCAGTACGTGACCGTGCTGATCGGCGCGAACGACGCCTGCGCCGGGCGGGTCGAGGACATGACCCCGGTGGCGACGTTCCGCACCCGGGTGGACCGTGGGCTGGCCACCCTGAGAAAGGGGCTGCCCAGAGCGCGGGTGCTGGTCGCCAGCATCCCGGATCTGTACCGGCTGTGGCAGGTCGGCCGCGAGGACGCGAGCGCGGTCCGGCTCTGGGAGAGCCTGGGCATCTGCCCGTCGATGCTGGCCGACCCGACCTCCACGGCGAGCGCCGACAACCGCCGGCGCCGCGCGGTCCGCGACCGGATCGACGCCTACGACGAGCAACTGCGCAAGGCCTGCGCGAAATACGGCAGCCGGTGCCGCTGGGACCAGGGGCGGGTCCACGACCTGCGCTTCAGCATCGAGCAGGTGAGCCCGCTCGACTACTTCCACCCGAGCCTGGCGGGCCAGAAGGAGCTCGCCGCCCGCACCTATCCCGGCTCCTTCACCTGGTGA
- the urtD gene encoding urea ABC transporter ATP-binding protein UrtD, protein MSELVVKDLKVVFDGFVAVGGVDLTVPAGDVRFVIGPNGAGKTTLIDAITGLARATGSVTFDGQELLGRKVHKIARLGVGRTFQNSTVFEELTVLQNLDIAAGWSRGPFTMLRRRSSVPPAVQHALETIRLTEVRDQLAGTLPHGQKQWLEIGMLLVQNARLFLLDEPVAGMSHEERDATGELLGELSKNHTVVVIEHDMDFLRRFARTVTVMHAGRVLSEGTVAEVQADPRVQEVYLGHSASQEAHDASL, encoded by the coding sequence ATGAGCGAACTGGTGGTCAAGGACCTCAAGGTCGTGTTCGACGGGTTCGTCGCGGTCGGCGGCGTCGACCTGACCGTGCCGGCCGGCGACGTCCGGTTCGTGATCGGGCCGAACGGCGCCGGCAAGACCACCCTGATCGACGCGATCACCGGCCTGGCCAGGGCCACCGGCTCGGTCACCTTCGACGGGCAGGAGCTGCTCGGCCGCAAGGTGCACAAGATCGCGCGGCTCGGCGTCGGCCGGACGTTCCAGAACTCCACGGTCTTCGAGGAGCTCACCGTCCTGCAGAACCTGGACATCGCGGCCGGCTGGAGCCGCGGCCCGTTCACCATGCTGCGCCGCCGCTCGTCGGTGCCGCCCGCGGTGCAGCACGCCCTGGAGACGATCCGGCTCACCGAGGTCCGCGACCAGCTCGCCGGCACCCTGCCGCACGGGCAGAAGCAGTGGCTGGAGATCGGCATGCTGCTGGTCCAGAACGCCCGGCTGTTCCTGCTCGACGAGCCGGTCGCCGGGATGAGCCACGAGGAGCGGGACGCCACCGGTGAGCTGCTCGGCGAGCTCAGCAAGAACCACACCGTGGTGGTGATCGAGCACGACATGGACTTCCTGCGGCGGTTCGCCCGGACCGTCACGGTCATGCACGCCGGCCGGGTCCTCTCCGAGGGCACCGTCGCCGAGGTCCAGGCCGACCCCCGGGTGCAAGAGGTCTATCTCGGACACTCCGCTTCGCAGGAGGCGCACGATGCTTCGCTTTGA
- a CDS encoding SigE family RNA polymerase sigma factor, translating to MPDGSDSEYLAYVRGRVQELRRTAFLLSGDRHQADDLVQETLTKLYARWPRIRGADNVDAYTHTMLVRTFLDDRRRGWWKVRLLNWTPEPPPADDGAAEDRTVLRAALAKLPPRQQAVLVLRYLCDRPVREVADLLRCSEGTVKSQSSHGLSRLRELLGPRFPQTTAASRSRG from the coding sequence ATGCCAGACGGATCGGACAGCGAGTACCTCGCCTACGTGCGCGGGCGCGTCCAGGAGTTGCGCCGGACCGCGTTCCTGCTCAGCGGCGATCGGCACCAGGCCGACGACCTGGTGCAGGAGACCCTGACCAAGCTGTACGCGCGCTGGCCCCGGATCCGCGGGGCGGACAACGTGGACGCTTACACGCACACCATGCTGGTCCGCACGTTTCTCGACGACCGGCGCCGCGGCTGGTGGAAGGTCCGTTTGCTGAACTGGACACCGGAGCCGCCACCGGCCGACGACGGCGCGGCCGAGGACCGGACCGTGCTGCGGGCCGCGCTGGCCAAGCTGCCGCCGCGGCAGCAGGCCGTGCTGGTGCTGCGCTACCTCTGCGACCGGCCGGTCCGTGAGGTCGCCGACCTGTTGCGCTGCTCGGAGGGCACGGTCAAGAGCCAGTCCTCGCACGGCCTGAGCCGGCTCCGGGAACTGCTCGGCCCCCGTTTCCCGCAGACCACCGCCGCCAGTCGGAGCCGAGGATGA
- the urtE gene encoding urea ABC transporter ATP-binding subunit UrtE, translating into MLRFDDIHCGYGRSIVLHGVSLTVPTDGVAAVLGHNGAGKSTLLRAAIGLLKPRSGTILLDGEDVTRLAPHERVARGLAYVPQGQQSFPHLTALENLRLIADGRKDGKAAMAEALDLFPALKELLGRRAGLLSGGQRQQLALARALITRPRLLLLDEPTEGIQPSVVAEIEQTILDLAARGGMSVLLVEQHVGFALRAAQHYYVLEAGRVTSTGDGGAGAESTVRQALTV; encoded by the coding sequence ATGCTTCGCTTTGACGACATCCATTGCGGGTACGGGCGCAGCATCGTCCTGCACGGTGTCTCCCTGACCGTCCCCACCGACGGTGTGGCAGCCGTGCTGGGCCACAACGGGGCCGGCAAGAGCACCCTGCTCCGCGCCGCGATCGGCCTGCTCAAGCCGAGGTCGGGGACGATCCTGCTGGACGGCGAGGACGTCACCCGGCTGGCGCCGCACGAGCGGGTGGCGCGCGGGCTGGCCTACGTCCCGCAGGGGCAGCAGAGCTTCCCGCACCTGACCGCGCTGGAGAACCTGCGGCTGATCGCCGACGGCCGCAAGGACGGCAAGGCGGCGATGGCCGAGGCGCTGGACCTGTTCCCGGCGCTCAAGGAACTGCTCGGGCGGCGGGCCGGACTGCTCTCCGGGGGCCAGCGGCAACAGCTGGCCCTGGCCCGGGCGCTGATCACCCGGCCCCGGCTGCTGCTGCTCGACGAGCCGACCGAGGGCATCCAGCCGTCGGTGGTCGCCGAGATCGAGCAGACCATCCTGGACCTGGCCGCCCGCGGCGGCATGTCGGTCCTGCTGGTGGAGCAGCACGTCGGGTTCGCCCTGCGCGCCGCCCAGCACTATTACGTCCTGGAGGCGGGCCGGGTCACCTCCACCGGCGACGGCGGCGCCGGGGCGGAGTCAACGGTCCGCCAGGCCCTGACCGTCTGA